One genomic window of Angustibacter sp. Root456 includes the following:
- a CDS encoding DUF721 domain-containing protein: MSDDGELPRPADLPVEPSPHDLTDEVERATIAAREAVARARAAAAARGLRPGMAARRRPRVAGESRSSARSDDRDPQLFGAGIQRLVADRGWDVDVAVGGVMGRWGSVVGAQLAEHCTPESFHDGVLVVRADSTAWATQVRLLVPTVLRRLAEELGEGVVEQLQVKGPTAPTWRRGSRTVRGRGPRDTYG; this comes from the coding sequence GTGTCCGATGACGGCGAGCTCCCCCGACCTGCGGACCTGCCGGTCGAGCCGAGCCCGCACGACCTGACCGACGAGGTCGAGCGCGCGACGATCGCGGCCCGCGAGGCGGTGGCGCGAGCGCGGGCGGCCGCGGCGGCGCGCGGGCTGCGGCCGGGGATGGCGGCCCGACGTCGTCCGCGCGTGGCCGGCGAGTCGCGCTCGAGCGCGCGGTCGGACGACCGCGATCCCCAGTTGTTCGGGGCGGGCATCCAGCGGCTGGTCGCCGACCGCGGCTGGGACGTCGACGTGGCCGTCGGTGGCGTGATGGGTCGGTGGGGCAGCGTCGTCGGCGCGCAGCTGGCTGAGCACTGCACGCCCGAGTCCTTCCACGACGGCGTGCTGGTGGTGCGAGCCGACTCCACGGCGTGGGCGACGCAGGTGCGCCTGCTGGTGCCGACGGTGCTGCGCCGGCTGGCGGAGGAGCTGGGCGAGGGCGTGGTCGAGCAGCTGCAGGTGAAGGGCCCGACGGCGCCGACCTGGCGGCGCGGCTCGCGCACGGTGCGCGGACGGGGGCCCCGCGACACCTACGGGTAG
- the recF gene encoding DNA replication/repair protein RecF — protein MHVAHLSLTDFRSYPAAELALDPGVTALIGPNGQGKTNLVEAVGYVATLGSHRVAQDAPLVRAGAPRAIVRASVVRDERPTLVEIEITPGKANRARINRSPVPRAREVLGLLRTVLFAPEDLALVKGDPGERRRFLDDLLVARAPRYAGVRQDYERVVRQRSALLKSAGSAIRRGQGDVRTLDVWDQHLATAGAELLAGRLRLVGELADPVRRAYEQVSRGQGEATFTYRSSLGDELLAEVVDAPGWGRELLQARLLEATSRMRATELERGVCLVGPHRDDLQLALGALPAKGYASHGESWSYALALRLASYELLRHEGGGDPVLILDDVFAELDSGRRDRLAELIVDAEQVLVTAAVPDDVPEALQGARVDVMAGEVSRVR, from the coding sequence GTGCACGTCGCGCACCTGTCGCTGACCGACTTCCGCAGCTACCCCGCGGCCGAGCTCGCGCTCGACCCCGGTGTGACGGCCCTCATCGGACCCAACGGGCAGGGCAAGACCAACCTGGTCGAGGCCGTCGGGTACGTCGCCACGCTCGGCAGCCACCGGGTCGCGCAGGACGCTCCCCTCGTGCGTGCCGGTGCACCGCGGGCCATCGTGCGAGCCTCCGTCGTGCGCGACGAGCGCCCGACGCTGGTCGAGATCGAGATCACCCCGGGCAAGGCGAACCGCGCGCGCATCAACCGGTCTCCGGTGCCGCGCGCGCGAGAGGTGCTCGGCCTGTTGCGCACCGTGCTGTTCGCGCCGGAGGACCTCGCGCTGGTCAAGGGCGACCCCGGTGAGCGACGACGGTTCCTCGACGACCTGCTCGTCGCCCGGGCACCGCGCTACGCCGGCGTGCGACAGGACTACGAGCGCGTCGTCCGTCAGCGCAGCGCCCTGCTGAAGTCGGCGGGGTCGGCGATCCGGCGGGGCCAGGGCGACGTGCGCACGCTCGACGTGTGGGACCAGCACCTGGCCACGGCCGGTGCTGAGCTGCTCGCCGGCCGGCTGCGCCTGGTGGGCGAGCTGGCCGACCCGGTGCGGCGGGCGTACGAGCAGGTGTCGCGCGGTCAGGGCGAGGCCACCTTCACCTACCGGTCGAGCCTCGGTGACGAGCTGCTCGCTGAGGTCGTCGACGCTCCCGGGTGGGGCCGCGAGCTGTTGCAGGCGCGGCTGCTCGAGGCGACGAGCCGGATGCGCGCCACTGAGCTCGAGCGGGGCGTGTGCCTGGTGGGGCCCCACCGCGACGACCTGCAGCTCGCGCTCGGGGCCCTGCCGGCCAAGGGCTACGCCAGCCACGGCGAGTCGTGGTCGTACGCGCTCGCGCTGCGGCTCGCGTCGTACGAGCTGCTGCGCCACGAGGGCGGCGGCGACCCGGTGCTGATCCTCGACGACGTCTTCGCCGAGCTCGACTCCGGGCGCCGTGACCGCCTGGCGGAGCTCATCGTCGACGCCGAGCAGGTGCTGGTGACCGCGGCCGTGCCGGACGACGTCCCCGAGGCGCTGCAGGGGGCTCGGGTCGACGTCATGGCGGGCGAGGTCAGCCGTGTCCGATGA
- the gnd gene encoding phosphogluconate dehydrogenase (NAD(+)-dependent, decarboxylating), translated as MDATRPSRTAPTQQGAQMKIGLVGLGKMGGNMRERLRAGGIEVVGYDRNPDVSDVESLEAMVAALEAPRLVWVMVPSGEITRQTIADLGDLLREGDLVIDGGNSKWLDDAQNAAHLHERGIGFVDCGVSGGVWGKDNGYGLMCGGSAENVERAMPVFDALRPEGPREEGFVHAGEVGAGHYTKMVHNGIEYGLMQAYAEGYELLAKKDLVTNVPGAFKAWSRGTVVRSWLLDLMVRALEDDPELDRIRGYVDDTGEGRWTVQEGVENAVPMPVISSALFARFVSRQDDSPAMKAVAALRNQFGGHAVKAVEEGPSAPGSPSQSDAG; from the coding sequence ATCGACGCGACCCGCCCCTCGAGGACGGCGCCAACACAGCAAGGAGCGCAGATGAAGATCGGTCTGGTCGGCCTGGGCAAGATGGGCGGCAACATGCGCGAGCGCCTGCGCGCGGGCGGCATCGAGGTCGTCGGCTACGACCGAAACCCCGACGTCAGCGACGTCGAGTCGCTCGAGGCGATGGTCGCCGCGCTCGAGGCGCCTCGCCTGGTGTGGGTCATGGTGCCGTCCGGTGAGATCACCCGCCAGACCATCGCCGACCTGGGCGATCTGCTCCGCGAGGGCGACCTCGTCATCGACGGTGGCAACTCCAAGTGGCTCGACGACGCCCAGAATGCCGCGCACCTGCACGAGCGCGGCATCGGCTTCGTCGACTGCGGCGTGTCCGGTGGCGTCTGGGGCAAGGACAACGGCTACGGCCTGATGTGCGGCGGCAGCGCCGAGAACGTCGAGCGGGCTATGCCGGTCTTCGACGCGCTGCGCCCCGAGGGCCCGCGCGAGGAGGGCTTCGTCCACGCCGGAGAGGTCGGCGCCGGGCACTACACGAAGATGGTGCACAACGGCATCGAGTACGGCCTGATGCAGGCGTACGCCGAGGGCTACGAGCTGCTGGCCAAGAAGGATCTCGTCACCAACGTGCCGGGTGCGTTCAAGGCGTGGAGCCGCGGCACCGTCGTCCGGTCGTGGCTGCTCGACCTCATGGTGCGCGCCCTCGAGGACGACCCGGAACTCGACCGCATCCGCGGCTACGTCGACGACACCGGCGAGGGCCGGTGGACCGTGCAGGAGGGTGTGGAGAACGCCGTCCCCATGCCGGTCATCTCCTCGGCGCTGTTCGCCCGCTTCGTCTCGCGCCAGGACGACTCCCCCGCGATGAAGGCCGTGGCGGCACTGCGCAACCAGTTCGGCGGGCACGCCGTCAAGGCGGTCGAGGAGGGCCCGTCGGCCCCCGGTTCGCCGTCGCAGTCGGACGCCGGCTGA
- the dnaN gene encoding DNA polymerase III subunit beta, which yields MKFRVERDVLAEAVTWAARGLPTRPPVPVLAGVLLQANDDGTLVLSAFDYEVSAQVTVAADVSESGTVLVSGRLLADISRNLPAQPVDVVTQDSKVSVTCGSSRFTLLTMPVEDYPALPPMPESSGTVAGDVFTLAVAQVTTAAGRDDTLPILTGVRVEIDGSKITLLATDRYRLAMRTLEWSPEGTDASAVALVPARTLADTARALGSGASVELALGRTGQGDGLIGFQAGSRRTTSRLLDGEYPKVSSIFPTTSEVTAVIETATLVEAVKRVALVAERNTPVRLRFSPGAVVIEAGQGDDAQASEQLDALLEGEELEIAFNPQYLLDGLGALHQQWARFAFTQPTKPALLTGQGEPDAAPDDSFQYVLMPVRLAG from the coding sequence GTGAAGTTCCGCGTTGAGCGCGACGTCCTCGCCGAAGCGGTGACCTGGGCAGCACGAGGTCTGCCGACCCGACCGCCGGTGCCCGTGCTCGCGGGCGTCCTGCTGCAGGCCAACGACGACGGCACGCTCGTGCTGTCGGCGTTCGACTACGAGGTGAGCGCGCAGGTCACGGTCGCGGCCGACGTCAGCGAGTCCGGCACGGTGCTGGTGTCCGGGCGCCTGCTCGCAGACATCTCCCGCAACCTGCCGGCACAGCCCGTCGACGTGGTCACCCAGGACTCCAAGGTCTCGGTCACCTGTGGTTCGTCGCGGTTCACCCTGCTGACCATGCCGGTCGAGGACTACCCGGCGCTGCCGCCCATGCCGGAGTCGTCCGGCACCGTCGCCGGTGACGTCTTCACCCTGGCTGTCGCTCAGGTCACCACCGCGGCCGGTCGTGACGACACGCTGCCCATCCTCACCGGCGTCCGGGTCGAGATCGACGGCTCGAAGATCACGCTGCTGGCCACCGACCGGTACCGGCTGGCCATGCGCACCCTGGAGTGGTCGCCCGAGGGCACCGACGCCTCCGCCGTCGCGCTGGTGCCGGCGCGCACCCTCGCCGACACCGCGCGGGCCCTCGGATCCGGCGCGAGCGTCGAGCTCGCGCTCGGCCGCACCGGTCAAGGCGACGGCCTGATCGGCTTCCAGGCCGGCTCGCGGCGCACGACCTCGCGGCTGCTCGACGGTGAGTACCCGAAGGTCAGCTCGATCTTCCCCACGACCAGCGAGGTCACCGCGGTGATCGAGACCGCGACGCTGGTCGAGGCGGTCAAGCGCGTGGCCCTGGTCGCCGAGCGCAACACGCCGGTGCGGCTGCGCTTCTCCCCCGGGGCGGTGGTCATCGAGGCCGGCCAGGGCGACGACGCCCAGGCCAGCGAGCAGCTCGACGCCCTGCTCGAAGGCGAGGAGCTCGAGATCGCCTTCAACCCGCAGTACCTGCTCGACGGGCTCGGAGCCCTGCACCAGCAGTGGGCGCGTTTCGCGTTCACCCAGCCCACGAAGCCGGCGCTGCTCACCGGCCAGGGCGAGCCCGACGCCGCACCGGACGACAGCTTCCAGTACGTGCTGATGCCGGTGCGCCTCGCGGGCTAG
- the dnaA gene encoding chromosomal replication initiator protein DnaA translates to MNVWTTCVEWVAAAAPGSRRPRTRGAAQVQVSEPDLARVWQGTVAALGDAGLNAQQRAFLRLAKLVGLIDTTALVAVPNEYTKDVLEQRLRAQVVDALGAQLEREVLLAVTVDPSLAADQVGEITVEHGSDSTHSPASTDADALPGPEALGNGYATVDDDFDLDEPVAPRPALATSGAAADEAAASHLNPKYVFDSFVIGSSNRFAHAAAVAVAEAPAKAYNPLFVYGESGLGKTHLLHAIGHYARNLYPGVRVRYVNSEEFTNDFINSIRDDKAQAFQRRHRDVDILLIDDIQFLQGKVQTQEEFFHTFNTLHNANKQVVITSDLPPKQLSGFEERMRSRFEWGLITDVQPPDLETRIAILRKKAILERMTAPDEVMEYIASRISTNIRELEGALIRVTAFASLNRQPVDLALAEIVLKDLIPSDGSPEITSAVIIGQTASYFGLTIDDLQGSSRSRVLVNARQIAMYLCRELTDLSLPKIGQQFGNRDHTTVMHAERKIRQLMAERRSIYNQVTELTNRIKQQSR, encoded by the coding sequence CGCTCGGTGACGCCGGCCTCAACGCCCAGCAGCGTGCCTTCCTGCGCTTGGCCAAGCTGGTGGGTCTCATCGACACCACCGCACTGGTCGCGGTCCCGAACGAGTACACGAAGGACGTCCTCGAGCAGCGACTGCGTGCGCAGGTGGTTGACGCGCTGGGCGCGCAGCTCGAGCGCGAGGTGCTGCTCGCCGTCACCGTCGACCCCTCACTCGCGGCCGACCAGGTGGGCGAGATCACCGTCGAGCACGGCAGCGACAGCACCCACTCCCCGGCGAGCACCGACGCCGACGCGTTGCCCGGGCCCGAGGCGCTCGGCAACGGGTACGCCACCGTCGACGACGACTTCGACCTCGACGAGCCCGTGGCGCCGCGGCCGGCCCTGGCGACGTCCGGTGCGGCCGCCGACGAGGCAGCGGCCTCGCACCTGAACCCCAAGTACGTCTTCGACAGCTTCGTCATCGGCTCGAGCAACCGCTTCGCCCACGCCGCCGCGGTGGCCGTGGCCGAGGCGCCGGCCAAGGCCTACAACCCGCTGTTCGTCTACGGCGAGTCCGGTCTGGGCAAGACGCACCTGCTGCACGCGATCGGGCACTACGCCCGCAACCTCTACCCCGGCGTGCGCGTGCGGTACGTGAACTCCGAGGAGTTCACCAACGACTTCATCAACTCGATCCGCGACGACAAGGCCCAGGCGTTCCAGCGCCGGCACCGCGACGTCGACATCCTGCTGATCGACGACATCCAGTTCCTGCAGGGCAAGGTGCAGACGCAGGAGGAGTTCTTCCACACCTTCAACACGCTGCACAACGCGAACAAGCAGGTCGTGATCACCTCGGATCTGCCGCCCAAGCAGCTGTCGGGCTTCGAGGAGCGGATGCGCAGCCGGTTCGAGTGGGGCCTGATCACCGACGTGCAGCCGCCGGACCTCGAGACCCGCATCGCCATCCTGCGCAAGAAGGCGATCCTCGAGCGGATGACCGCACCCGACGAGGTGATGGAGTACATCGCCAGCCGGATCTCCACGAACATCCGCGAGCTCGAGGGCGCGCTCATCCGGGTCACCGCCTTCGCCAGCCTCAACCGGCAGCCGGTCGACCTGGCCCTGGCCGAGATCGTGCTCAAGGACCTCATCCCCAGCGACGGCAGCCCCGAGATCACCTCGGCGGTCATCATCGGGCAGACGGCGAGCTACTTCGGCCTCACGATCGACGACCTGCAGGGTTCGTCGCGTTCGCGCGTGCTCGTCAACGCCCGCCAGATCGCGATGTACCTGTGCCGCGAGCTCACCGACCTGTCGCTGCCGAAGATCGGTCAGCAGTTCGGCAACCGCGACCACACCACGGTCATGCACGCTGAGCGCAAGATCCGCCAGCTCATGGCCGAGCGTCGCAGCATCTACAACCAGGTCACCGAGCTCACGAACCGGATCAAGCAGCAGAGTCGCTGA